Proteins encoded together in one Plasmodium brasilianum strain Bolivian I chromosome 6, whole genome shotgun sequence window:
- a CDS encoding ATP-dependent helicase — translation MKPSFCSILNNVGRKLKIHITLYLLLFCIHLHLHKTDKTVIVKFINKNLFIHPNSRYSSTFKKNFIFKRLKDDGKIKMHEKGNPPGSTEAPGAALNVPLRVRSRAALCASRSNCTTNSSSTSSSTDLKAVAKAYLSPDGEGEAEKEEYSEEDGKDDALTDMNNSPGGGKGEDKFSEVAEINKNIVQFLENKGIKYMTKIQAQSFKPIYEGRDIIGRSETGSGKTLAFALPLVEKLYKLKGGNNGMAELHGRYKDSYRVEQSNENGSGSGSGNKNYSANEKYSANEKYSANEKYSANEKYSANENYSASENKNPYILVLEPTRELSKQVENTFKEISQFYNFNIMSIYGGENYTYQENKLRRGVEILTGTPGRIIDHIERKNLSLENIKYLVLDEADEMLNLGFTHDIERILSTINLKSAQVLLYSATTPSWIKDVSSKYLKNPFFIDVVDSSNKTSKNIKHIAIKTPYDIKEKALLLEDIILVKSNGGQVIIFTRTKLEADILCSEGSFKSLSFAVLHGNIAQTTREHTMQRFRQGMFQILIATDIASRGLDISNVDLVIQCFPPNYSAIYIHRAGRTGRANKKGISVVLYSNEDKQDLLKIEKSCGINFIVEQLPKNEDVFLSASTIASKKIENVNTDVLPFFHQTAHELIHRCNSLHIDQIELIARCLAIISKKEHIKKRSLINGLSETVTLTFVNKNRKWKNEDDIIYWINKISNELNVNTFNKILQVKIDNKDRSSSYFDLNENLAELFLQNFKNMSKLEHRKMFDLAITQNLPEHVNVTSDFTPSTRYQHRRRNYSYRRRQFAHAHHCHTQRDTRNKIGRTGGRTKWRKNKIIAKVLGSRALYPLIHDLEADDESISTAGNTYDELSFPNPFDHPEECVLSLGISHSWLCDPSHLLSLEDQLNIEAILLKIRDMNFHKCSDNGTYYYQVSVAIVPQIFVGKNSSYEKSANHFSQNLLRKWGIGNKECHDGILLVYIKQLGSFIVAKREGVEDKFVNEKEIRKQFMRTYFATGSIGNAIIESLKYINKQLPSKPQAKHNEMLQYNKIKRKSNNKSDILLYINTVWTSNIEAIFIEN, via the exons atgAAACCTTCATTTTGTAGTATTCTGAATAATGTTGgtagaaaattaaaaattcatatcACTCTTTATTTGTTGTTGTTTTGTATACACTTACATTTGCACAAGACAGATAAAACAGTGATAGTTAAGTTTATTAAcaagaatttatttatacatccAAATAGCAGATATTCCTCCacttttaagaaaaattttatttttaaaaggcTGAAGGATgatggtaaaataaaaatgcatgAAAAGGGAAACCCTCCTGGAAGTACTGAGGCCCCAGGTGCGGCTCTAAATGTTCCCCTAAGAGTTAGGTCAAGGGCTGCATTATGTGCTTCTCGAAGTAACTGCACAACTAATTCATCAAGTACGTCCTCTAGCACGGATTTAAAGGCTGTTGCCAAGGCGTATCTTAGCCCGGATGGGGAGGGGGAAGCGGAAAAAGAGGAATATTCAGAGGAGGATGGTAAGGACGACGCCCTTACTGATATGAATAATAGCCCGGGTGGAGGGAAGGGAGAAGATAAATTTTCCGAAGTAGcagaaataaacaaaaacattGTACAGTTTTTAGAAAAcaaaggaataaaatatatgacgAAAATTCAAGCGCAGAGTTTTAAGCCCATATATGAGGGAAGGGACATAATTGGAAGATCCGAAACAGGATCAGGAAAAACGCTAGCCTTTGCCTTACCATTAGTTGaaaagttatataaattGAAAGGAGGGAATAATGGAATGGCTGAACTGCATGGCCGGTATAAGGACTCATATAGAGTAGAGCAATCAAATGAGAACGGGAGCGGGAGCGGGAGCGGGAACAAGAACTACAGTGCGAATGAAAAGTACAGTGCGAATGAAAAGTACAGTGCGAATGAAAAGTACAGTGCGAATGAAAAGTACAGTGCGAATGAGAACTATAGTGCGAGTGAGAATAAGAACCCATATATACTGGTTCTAGAACCCACCAGAGAGTTGTCAAAACAAGTTGAAAATACGTTTAAGGAGATTTCCcagttttataattttaatattatgtcCATATATGGTGGTGAAAATTATACGTAtcaagaaaataaattaagaagAGGAGTAGAAATATTGACGGGTACTCCTGGACGTATTATTGATCatatagaaagaaaaaatttatctttagaaaatataaaatatcttGTACTAGATGAAGCAGATGAGATGTTGAACTTAGGTTTTACACATGACATAGAAAGAATATTAAGtacaataaatttaaaaagtgcTCAAGTATTACTATACTCAGCAACAACACCTTCATGGATTAAAGATGtttcttcaaaatatttgaagAACCCATTTTTTATAGATGTAGTGGATTCATCAAATAAGACatctaaaaatattaaacacATTGCTATAAAAACACCATatgatataaaagaaaaagcattATTACTAGAAGATATTATACTTGTTAAATCTAATGGAGGACAAGTCATCATATTCACCAGGACTAAGTTAGAAGCAGACATCTTATGTTCAGAAGGATCATTTAAATCTCTATCCTTTGCCGTTTTACATGGAAATATAGCTCAGACAACAAGAGAACATACTATGCAAAGATTTAGACAAGGTATGtttcaaattttaattgCTACTGATATTGCATCAAGGGGGTTAGATATAAGTAACGTCGATTTAGTTATTCAATGTTTTCCACCAAATTATtctgctatatatatacatagagCTGGAAGAACTGGAAgagcaaataaaaaaggtatatCTGTTGTTTTATATTCAAATGAAGATAAACaagatttattaaaaattgagAAAAGTTGTggtattaattttatagtaGAACAACTTCCAAAGAACGAGGATGTTTTCCTTTCTGCATCAACTATAgcatcaaaaaaaattgaaaatgtaAACACAGATGTATTACCATTTTTTCATCAAACAGCTCATGAATTAATACATAGATGTAATTCTTTACATATAGATCAAATAGAATTAATAGCTAGATGTCTAGccattatttcaaaaaaagaacatataaaaaaaagatcatTAATAAATGGATTATCTGAAACAGTTACATTAACATTTgtcaataaaaatagaaaatggaaaaatgaaGACGATATTATCTATtggataaataaaatttctaatGAACTAAATgttaatacatttaataaaattttacaagTTAAGATTGACAATAAAGATAGATCTTCATCCTATTTTGATCTCAATGAAAATTTAGCAGAATTAtttcttcaaaattttaaaaatatgtccAAATTGGAGCATCGAAAAATGTTCGATTTGGCCATTACGCAAAATTTACCTGAACATGTTAATGTAACTTCTGATTTTACACCCTCCACCAGATATCAGCACAGGAGAAGAAACTACTCCTATAGAAGGAG GCAATTTGCACATGCACACCACTGTCATACGCAGAGGGATACAAGAAACAAAATAGGGCGAACTGGAGGTAGAACAAAATggaggaaaaataaaattatagcaAA GGTCTTGGGCTCAAGGGCATTATACCCGCTGATACATGACCTCGAAGCAGATGATGA GAGCATCTCAACTGCGGGAAACACGTATGACGAATTGTCCTTCCCTAACCCTTTTGATCATCCGGAAGAATGTGTATTATCCTTGGG AATAAGCCATTCATGGCTGTGTGATCCTTCTCATCTGTTAAGTTTAGAAGATCAATTGAACATTGAAGCAATTCTGCTCAAAATACGGGATATGAATTTTCATAAATGCTCAGATAACGGAACTTATTATTACCAA GTATCCGTGGCCATAGTGCCTCAAATTTTTGTAGGTAAAAACAGCTCCTATGAAAAGTCGGCTAACCATTTTTCTCAAAATTTACTGAGAAAATGGGGAATAGGAAATAAAGAATGTCATGATGGAATTTTATtagtttatataaaacaattagGAAGTTTTATTGTAGCTAAAAGAGAAGGTGTTGAAGATAAAtttgtaaatgaaaaagaaataagaaaGCAATTTATGAGAACTTATTTTGCTACAGGGTCTATCGGAAATGCCATAATTGAgtctttaaaatatattaacaagcAGTTGCCCTCAAAACCGCAag
- a CDS encoding hypothetical protein (conserved Plasmodium protein) codes for MIDIFDLLKMDEKKKDFYNFVDNMHKKNEEMHKILDIKEKIKKEEHKKIEESERLIKNNGIYIDTVDDVQKDKEFSYLNLKKEISMQKRKLQNVSTLLSDLPDSIQGKEQKYEEFKKKSRREINEIMESLESSVYAGSIYEMWDKIKVCQKSTDELNSAIKDTYSELSSLNKEYNDCKDKFQNLLELEKNKNKKLKKISVTLQFIQNLKKGVNEKTNDGDLKKKLEEINDLYK; via the exons ATGATTGACATTTTTGACCTTTTGAAAATGGACGAGAAGAAAAAGGATTTTTACAACTTCGTTGATAAtatgcacaaaaaaaatgaggaaaTGCACAAGATATTggatataaaagaaaaaataaaaaaagaagagcacaaaaaaattgaagagtCTGAGAgacttataaaaaataatggtaTTTATATAGACACTGTTGACGATGTacaaaaagataaagaatTCAGTTACCTAAATTTAAAGAAGGAAATATCTAtgcaaaaaaggaaattacaAAATGTGAGCACTCTGTTGAGTGATCTACCTGATTCTATTCAGGggaaagaacaaaaatatgaagaattcAA aaaaaaatcaaGAAGAGAAATAAACGAAATAATGGAGTCGTTAGAATCCTCTGTTTACGCAGGAAGTATTTATGAAATGtgggataaaataaaagtttgtCAAAAAAGCACAGATGAATTAAACAGTGCAATAAAAGACACATACAGTGAATTATCATCATTAAATAAAGAGTATAATGACTGCAAAGATAAATTTcaa AATCTACTCGAATtggaaaagaacaaaaataaaaaattaaaaaagatatcTGTGACGCTACAG tttattcaaaatttaaaaaaaggcgTGAACGAAAAAACAAACGATGGggatttaaagaaaaaattagaagaaaTAAACGATTTATATAAGTAG
- a CDS encoding ATP-dependent helicase yields the protein MCKCTRVNSYNITKISNNSFLHSKFIYDNVSKRKEKRKKGTPQNVQRHYNFTIEHFPCKTEILENKDEYFFKSNQTFSQLRIHGTLVEELKKYNINVPSIIQSDLLEYYNKNFEKLKNVIIGAENGIGKTLSYIILILNHILKQPKIQNTRVLIFQYNSLLSKQCYDIIKRLSKKIKVKTVNLKGEDSINEISNLIVICSPVRFVTYMKENKENIVNFLQNLNFFIIDEVDLMFDKPYIKYISTVYDEMNKLNNNKVVSIVTSSTISNKGKKSIQNNIMKYVTNSVVIKTNYLHNIHPFINYHFVNLPVYNVKTKIDTMKNIILKENLKKKIIIFCNTVKSCNSVFSLLKSDFDNIFAFNSSFKKDDLFIILELFKNSENPILVTTDIIHRGVDIKDITHLFHFDSPTNIIVYTHRNGRISRGASTGDIYIFNNLENLVTRKIYELHKNNVNSSSSNSNSSSSSSSSSNSSSSSSSNSSSSSSDVKEVAVHMY from the exons ATGTGTAAGTGCACGCGTG taaATAGCTACAATATAACTAAAATTAGTAACAACTCATTTTTACattcaaaatttatatatgacaaTGTAAGTAAAAGAAaggagaaaagaaaaaagggtACTCCACAGAATGTACAAAgacattataattttactattGAACATTTTCCATGTAAAACTGAAATATTAGAAAACAAAGAtgagtatttttttaaaagcaaTCAAACGTTTTCTCAGTTACGTATTCATGGTACCTTAgtagaagaattaaaaaaatataatattaatgtacCATCAATTATTCAGTCAGATTTATTAgaatattataacaaaaattttgaaaaattgaaaaatgttATCATAGGGGCAGAAAATGGCATAGGAAAAACTTTATCTTATATAATTCTCATTTTAAATCATATATTGAAACAAccaaaaattcaaaatacaCGTGTTCTCATTTTTCAGTACAACAGCTTGTTAAGTAAACAATGCTATGATATTATAAAGCGCCTTTCAAA aaaaatAAAGGTAAAGACGGTTAACCTGAAGGGGGAAGATTCAATTAATGAAATCAGCAATTTAATTGTAATATGTTCTCCTGTGAGATTTGTTACCTATATGAAAGAGAACAAggaaaatatagtaaattttttgcaaaatttaaatttttttataatagatGAAGTAGATTTAATGTTTGATAAACCgtacattaaatatatcagTACCGTTTATGACGAAATGAACAAACTAAATAACAACAAAGTTGTTTCAATAGTAACGTCATCTACTATATCAAATAAGGGGAAAAAGTCCATACAGAacaatataatgaaatatgtaACTAATTCAGttgttataaaaacaaattatttgcATAATATTCAtccatttattaattatcattttgtaaatttaccAGTTTATAATGTTAAGACAAAAATTGATactatgaaaaatattattttaaaggaaaatttaaaaaaaaaaataattattttttgtaatactGTTAAAAGTTGTAATAGTGTATTTAGTTTATTAAAATCAGATTTTGATAacatttttgcttttaattcttcatttaaaaaagatgacttgttcataattttggaactttttaaaaattcagaAAATCCTATACTTGTAACAACAGATATAATACATAGAGGAGTTgatataaaagatattactcatctttttcattttgactCACCAACAAATATTATAGTCTACACGCATag GAACGGAAGGATATCCAGGGGAGCGAGCACTGGtgatatatacattttcaaTAATTTAGAAAACTTAGTAACAAGAAAGATATATGAacttcataaaaataatgtaaa tagtagtagtagtaatagtaatagtagtagtagtagtagtagtagtagtaatagtagtagtagtagtagtagtaatagtagtagtagtagtagtgaTGTAAAGGAAGTAGCTGTACACATGTATTAA
- a CDS encoding AN1-type zinc finger protein has product MAYFSDLSKKCELDGCRNHDFLPFKCEYCGLNFCEFHRKVQEHTCSRLKNIDLNKVVLCEYCDLVLPDVLNDINNYICKKCKKNFCLPHRYSDAHECGKEYTEKGFFERNSGYKIAKYERNSYSKTNKKNKKKWGKCCSVQ; this is encoded by the exons atGGCTTACTTTTCTGATCTTTCTAAAAAATGTGAATTGGACGGATGTAGAAATCATGATTTTCTTCCATTTAAATGTGAATATTGCGGTTTAAAT TTTTGCGAATTTCATAGAAAAGTTCAAGAACATACTTGCTCCaggttaaaaaatatagatttaAATAAAGTTGTATTATGTGAATACTGCGACCTGGTTCTACCTGAT GTTTTGAATGACATTAACAATTACATTTGTAAGAAATGCAAAAAGAACTTTTGCTTGCCTCATAGATATTCTGATGCACATGAATGTGGCAAAGAGTATACTGAGAAAGGCTTTTTTGAAA gGAACAGTGGCTATAAAATAGCCAAATATGAAAGAAATTCTTACAGCAAaacgaacaaaaaaaataag aaaaaatgggGAAAATGCTGCTCAGTTCAATGA